The following DNA comes from Corynebacterium urogenitale.
CGAGTGAAGAGGCGGTGCGTCAGGCGGGATTTGGAATTTCGAGTGGTGCAACTCGAGTCTGCATGGTCGCTTCGGGACGGGGGCCTTCGGAGCGTGAGCTTCAACGTGTCACTGGCACGGTCGAGGCGCTGAAGGCTGAGTATCCACACGTGGAGGTGTGTGCTTGTCTTGGAAAACTTAAGGAGGGGCAGGCGGAGCAGTTGTGCCAGTCCGGGGTGGACGCTTACAACCACAATCTCAATACCGCAGAATCGCACTACGGCAACATCTGTACAACGCATAGCTTTCAGGATCGCGTCGATACTGTGGAGCAGGCTAGTGCTGCTGGGCTCTCATTATGCTCGGGACTCATTGTCGGCATGGGGGAGACTGATGGTCAGCTGGTGGAGGCGGTCATGGCTCTTCGTGATCTTGATGCCGATTCCATCCCGGTGAATTTCCTGATGCCCTTCGATGGAACGCCCCTAGCCGGTCATTGGACGCTCACCCCGCTGCAATGCTTGAGAATTTTGGCAATGGTGCGCATGGTCGCGCCGGAGAAAGAGTTGAGAATAGCTGGGGGCCGTGAACTGCACCTGCGATCGCTTCAGCCGATGGCACTCCACGTGGCAAATTCTTTGTTTCTTGGCGATTATCTCACTTCGGAGGGGCAGGGGGCGCGGGAGGACCTGCAGATGATCCGCGATGGAGGCTTTGAAGTACTTGGGGCTGAAACACACGGTGGTGCAGGGGATTTCGAAGGGGTCCCAGCCGGTGGTGTTGCGGTTGCGGTGGCTCCTCGCCATCGCGGGGTGGGCACATCGGCAGCGCCTAATGCTTGAGGGGCACCTAGGTCTTGAAAGATAAAAATAAGGGCCAAAGCATCATGCTCTGGCCCTAGCCTTTATGTGCCCCTACTGCTGAAGAGCAGTAGCGCGTCCGAATCTCTTAGTGAGGAAGGACGGACTTGATCTGTGCGGAGTACTGGGTGTACAGGCCGTTCAGATTGTCGCGGTGCAGGTTGTAGAAATCGGTGACCTGGTGAGGAACGGCAAAGCCTGCGGCCTCGATGTCGTCAACGATCTTGTTGTAGAGGGAATCGATGGCAAGAACATCCTTCTGGGATGCCAGGTCCTTCACTGCGCGCTCAACCTGTGGGGCTGGTGCTGGCTTTGGAGCGGTGCCAGGCACTGCACGCTGGGTTGGAGCGGAGTTCAGGCCCAGCTTTGCGGAGCAAGCTGGCCATGCACCCCAGCCCTGGGAAGCGAGAACCTTCTCTGCCACGTAGATCTGCTGCTCGCGAGTTGCCTGGTCGGCAGTTGGGGCGAACTGAGTGCCACCGAAGCCTGCCCAGGTGGAAGGTGCGAACTGCAGGCCACCCTGGAAGCCGTTACCGGTGTTGATGGCCCAGTTGCCGCCGGACTCGCACTGTGCGAGGCGATCCCAGTCGGAATCAGGAGCGGCCTGTGCGGCAGGAGCCAGCGCAGCGGATGCGCCAGCGAGGGCGATGCCTGCGACTGCGAGGCGAGAGGAGGTGGAGAAAGAGCTGCGCTTAGTGTGGCGTCCCATAATGTTGGAGTGTCCCTTCAGAGCTGAGGTGCCGAGGATGGTTCCTCTACTCGTTCGTTTTGTTTCTCTTACTGTGAGCCCGCCATCACTGGCTGTGATGCGGCCTTGGTGCGGTCGCGATGGAGGCTTCCGCGTTTTGGTCTGTCGCTACGGTAGCGGTTTGTCACGATTTAGTCACGTTTTTAGTTATTTTGAGTCAAGGGTGCGGTTTTGTTTGAAATGCTGAAAGTTGCCCTGGCCTGCGCGTTATCTACCAGAAATACTTTTGTTATCGTTTTGTGATGTGAGTAAGATCACAGTTATGAAGGTGTCATGTCAACTATCTGTCGGACTCTAGTTGGCTCATTGCTTCATAGTTTGTCTGTGAGCTGCTGTTATGGGTGTTGCGCTTGGGGCATATGGGTTTGCGTGTAGGGGTTGGAAGACGGGCCATATTTGGGGAACTCACGGGGGTTCGGTATCCTAACGTTTCCCTTGTAGCCTGCGCAGACGCGGGCTTTTAGATTAGAGAAGTGGAGGGCGAAAGGAATGCCTACCGGAAAAGTGAAGTGGTACGACGCTTCCAAGGGGTACGGCTTTGTCTCTAACCCAGGCGATGACGACGTTTACGTCGGCTCCCAGGTGCTCCCCGACGGCGTCACTGAGCTCGTGCCGGGTCAGCGCCTCGAATACGATTTCGCGGCTGGCCGTCGCGGACCGCAGGCATTGCGCGTGACCGTCCTGGATCAGGGACCACGCCGCGCGAAGCATAAGTACAAGCCAGCGCAGCTCG
Coding sequences within:
- the bioB gene encoding biotin synthase BioB: MAILYRMQNFQELADRILRGYQCTEEEALHLLKCSDGDTFDLVSAAARLRRHHFGNAVKVNYLVNLKSGLCPEDCTYCSQRLGSEADVLKYSWISSEEAVRQAGFGISSGATRVCMVASGRGPSERELQRVTGTVEALKAEYPHVEVCACLGKLKEGQAEQLCQSGVDAYNHNLNTAESHYGNICTTHSFQDRVDTVEQASAAGLSLCSGLIVGMGETDGQLVEAVMALRDLDADSIPVNFLMPFDGTPLAGHWTLTPLQCLRILAMVRMVAPEKELRIAGGRELHLRSLQPMALHVANSLFLGDYLTSEGQGAREDLQMIRDGGFEVLGAETHGGAGDFEGVPAGGVAVAVAPRHRGVGTSAAPNA
- a CDS encoding cold-shock protein; translated protein: MPTGKVKWYDASKGYGFVSNPGDDDVYVGSQVLPDGVTELVPGQRLEYDFAAGRRGPQALRVTVLDQGPRRAKHKYKPAQLAGMVQDTMTMLDTRVLPTLENGRRPEAKESRAIAEILRTIARELDS
- a CDS encoding resuscitation-promoting factor Rpf1 domain-containing protein; amino-acid sequence: MGRHTKRSSFSTSSRLAVAGIALAGASAALAPAAQAAPDSDWDRLAQCESGGNWAINTGNGFQGGLQFAPSTWAGFGGTQFAPTADQATREQQIYVAEKVLASQGWGAWPACSAKLGLNSAPTQRAVPGTAPKPAPAPQVERAVKDLASQKDVLAIDSLYNKIVDDIEAAGFAVPHQVTDFYNLHRDNLNGLYTQYSAQIKSVLPH